The following DNA comes from Picosynechococcus sp. PCC 7003.
CGGTGAAATCCTGGGGGCGCATCTGGTGGGGCCGATGGCCGGGGAGCTCATCCATGAAGTTGTTTTGGCCATGACCTATCGCCTGCCGGTTGCGGCCTTAACGGGGATTCATATCTACCCGACCTTGAGCGAAATCAATAGTAAAACAGCGCTGCTGCTCTCCAAGAAAAAATACGCCGATAACGAAAAACTCCAAAGTTTCCTAACGAAGTTTTTTAGCTTTCTGCGTTCCCTCTAGGCCGCCAAATCACATCAGCAATTTTCGCGACATCGATCATCTCTGGCCCATCGTGCACCCGGAGGATATCCGCCCCAAAGGCGATCGCCCCCGCACAGGCCGCCGCTGTCCCCCACACCCGTTGCGTGGGATCTGGTTTATTGAGGATGTGGCCAATAAAACTTTTGCGGGACGGCCCCACCAGGAGCGGGTAACCCAGATCGCGAAAGTCTTGGAGCTGGCGAATGAGATCATAATTTTGCAGGGCTGTTTTCGCAAAGCCAATGCCCGGATCAAGGATTAGGTGATTTTTCGGGATTCCCAAAGCTAAGGCGGCATCGATGCGCTCCTGGAAGAAATTTTTTAGATCGGCGATCAAATCTTGGTAGTCCGTCAGACTTTGCATCGTTTCCGGGGTGCCCCGGATGTGCATCAAAATAATTGGCACGTTCAAATCCCGCACCACCGTCAGCATCTGGTCGTCAAAGGTGGCTCCGGAAATATCGTTCACTATATCGGCCCCGGTAGCGATCGCCTTTTGGGCCACTGCCGCCCGGGTGGTATCGATGGAAATCACCGTCTGAAATTTTTCTCGAATGGCTCGAATCACAGGAATGGTGCGATCTAGTTCTTCTGTCAGGGAAATTTGCGCCGATCCAGGGCGAGTAGACTGACCGCCAATGTCGAGGATATCAATGCCTGCGGCGACCATTTTTTCGGCTTGGGCTACTGCTGAAGCCACGGAGTTAAACTGGCCCCCATCACTGAAACTGTCGGGGGTAACGTTGAGAATCCCCATGACATAGGTGCGATCGCCCCAGGTAAAGGTTTGATTTCGGAGTGTAAGTCCTTCCATCAGTTACAGCTCCACAATTACAGGGGTATGGTCACTGGGTTTTTCCCAACCGCGCGGCTCCCGGTCGATCCAACAGCGTTTCGCCTGGCCGTAGAGTTGTTCCGTAAGGTAAATGTGGTCAATGCGCCAACCGCGATTCCGACTAAAGCCCCGCGTCCGATAATCCCACCAGCTAAATTGATCGGCGTCTTGGTTAAATTTGCGGAATACATCCTGAAAGCCGAAGCCGAGAATCTCCGTGAGTGTTTCCCGTTCTGCGGGGGAAGCCATAATGT
Coding sequences within:
- the folP gene encoding dihydropteroate synthase, encoding MEGLTLRNQTFTWGDRTYVMGILNVTPDSFSDGGQFNSVASAVAQAEKMVAAGIDILDIGGQSTRPGSAQISLTEELDRTIPVIRAIREKFQTVISIDTTRAAVAQKAIATGADIVNDISGATFDDQMLTVVRDLNVPIILMHIRGTPETMQSLTDYQDLIADLKNFFQERIDAALALGIPKNHLILDPGIGFAKTALQNYDLIRQLQDFRDLGYPLLVGPSRKSFIGHILNKPDPTQRVWGTAAACAGAIAFGADILRVHDGPEMIDVAKIADVIWRPRGNAES